The Drosophila bipectinata strain 14024-0381.07 chromosome 2L, DbipHiC1v2, whole genome shotgun sequence genome has a segment encoding these proteins:
- the LOC108124470 gene encoding mini-chromosome maintenance complex-binding protein produces the protein MPCAMDLPRTPDELADQAMEGTASKDLLKDSSRWHSIPLLNYTPLHKLKDQTLVRFRGMIQDMMDPEIFLERYEVKSSNGIKRFQDGKFRDCLRVAPGEEIDYNAEGNLHGERRTLFVVSVPGLNDWSKDHEKHCAPQTDLATGQAQSPASVAKKRTLEEQEGMDVDDMDDGTLKRQRLDNIQGNEVASASAPSLGSEYLLNSPLPNRPSMACMVKVYEDFDSYQLNSLVDFVGFLSVDPSLDAATLDVDGYESLSELQAAHPSPFLIPRLHAFGVKMLPHANPLLDESLRQPPEACDDPNPSQLAIHKDLRMLLKLCLFDDDLAAEYLLSHLISTVYSRTDMQSIGKFALNLCNLPKESAQEYTKKLYQVLELLLPASHYLPMTLDMMNTAAFAPKKDYDTNKLVSGLLQLAPHTHLVLDETSLQQGKLEANGVQAVQHLAHLINNQELKCDFQYYQIDYQANIPVLVLSEGRSMLPSDFIVPINADAKAVEMLDESLKAAHHYLQPSRLHQFRKYLTTARISPFSVSDEHTEMIQQEFVDMRKANVKSNADDLHGLLVLSRLLGIARGKEALDKETWQLATEFESKRRQRLQSLPKSSQTRN, from the exons ATGCCATGCGCCATGGATTTGCCAAGGACGCCCGATGAACTGGCCGACCAGGCCATGGAAGGCACCGCTTCGAAGGATTTGCTCAAGGACTCCAGCCGCTGGCACTCGATTCCCCTTCTTAACTACACACCTCTTCATAAGCTGAAGGACCAAACATTGGTACGCTTCCGCGGAATGATTCAGGACATGATGGACCCGGAGATCTTTCTGGAGAGGTACGAGGTGAAGTCCTCTAATGGGATCAAACGCTTCCAGGACGGCAAATTTAGAGATTGCTTGCGTGTAGCGCCTGGCGAGGAGATAGACTACAATGCCGAAGGAAATTTGCATGGCGAGCGACGCACGTTGTTTGTTGTTTCCGTGCCGGGGTTGAATGACTGGAGTAAAGATCATGAGAAACATTGTGCTCCGCAGACGGATTTGGCTACCGGCCAGGCCCAGTCTCCAGCTTCAGTAGCTAAGAAGCGCACTCTGGAAGAGCAAGAAGGCATGGATGTGGATGACATGGATGATGGCACCCTAAAGCGTCAGCGTTTGGACAACATACAAGGCAATGAAGTCGCATCCGCATCTGCCCCATCACTTGGCTCTGAGTACCTGCTTAATTCACCCTTGCCTAATCGCCCCAGTATGGCCTGCATGGTTAAAGTATACGAGGACTTTGATTCCTATCAACTAAACTCGCTGGTGGACTTTGTGGGCTTCTTGTCGGTGGATCCTTCTTTGGATGCCGCCACCCTTGATGTCGATGGATATGAAAGCTTAAGCGAGCTGCAGGCGGCTCACCCATCGCCTTTTCTCATTCCCCGTCTGCATGCCTTTGGAGTCAAAATGCTGCCACATGCCAATCCGCTGCTAGATGAAAGTTTGCGGCAGCCACCCGAAGCCTGCGATGACCCAAATCCCTCCCAACTCGCCATTCACAAGGATTTGCGCATGCTGTTGAAGCTTTGTTTATTCGACGACGATCTTGCTGCCGAGTATTTGCTCTCGCATTTGATTTCGACAGTCTACAGCCGTACCGATATGCAAAGCATTGGAAAGTTTGCATTGAACTTGTGTAATCTTCCTAAGGAATCCGCCCAGGAGTATACCAAGAAGCTGTATCAAGTGTTGGAGTTGCTCCTGCCGGCCAGCCACTACCTACCAATGACCCTGGATATGATGAATACAGCTGCCTTTGCTCCCAA GAAGGACTACGATACCAACAAACTAGTCTCTGGGCTTTTGCAGCTTGCCCCACACACTCATTTAGTGCTGGATGAGACCTCCCTGCAACAAGGCAAGCTGGAGGCTAACGGCGTTCAAGCCGTTCAGCACTTGGCTCACCTTATCAACAACCAAGAGCTGAAGTGCGACTTTCAGTATTACCAAATCGATTATCAAGCAAACATTCCCGTCCTGGTCCTTAGTGAAGGGCGCAGTATGTTGCCG AGCGATTTTATTGTCCCCATAAATGCCGACGCTAAGGCCGTAGAAATGCTTGACGAATCTCTTAAGGCAGCCCATCATTACCTTCAACCGTCGCGGCTTCACCAGTTTCGCAAGTACTTGACTACGGCAAGGATTAGCCCATTTAGTGTCAGCGACGAGCACACCGAAATGATCCAGCAGGAGTTTGTGGATATGCGCAAAGCGAATGTAAAGAGCAATGCAGACGACCTGCATGGGTTGCTGGTCCTTTCCCGGCTACTGGGCATTGCCCGTGGAAAGGAGGCACTCGATAAGGAAACTTGGCAGCTAGCCACTGAATTTGAGTCCAAGCGGCGCCAAAGGCTCCAATCCCTTCCCAAATCTTCTCAAACTCGTAACTGA
- the Atac1 gene encoding ZZ-type zinc finger-containing protein 3: MINETDNLETQEDSSPEDDDVFQFETEHLALRGNESYANLLRTIAVLQAQRIRVHQQIEELEASRKVYLDNPQLLLDKLRNNEPLISDNYIITAELPDVPTLSAQDDTKGAQGIVPLKDISSEIDRSTWNPEVKSHKRSESFARLWTNEEQRHLEQLLIQYPPEEIEMRRFTKIAKALGNRTAQQVFSRVQKYFQKLHDAGMPVPGRIPKYRRSGHGKAKLSLRRSTFFPAQNLSLQMPVEDDDLHIQSPASEMGMPAASLRIKAEPKTEPEAVNEDFYSEAKRRQDLRLKLLSSVYSEKQQVEGGYEPDPLAPKCADCEEASVTRTHWRCNSCYCHLNLCGDCLTSQLLEERFEHLSHEVVEDRES, encoded by the coding sequence atGATTAACGAGACAGATAACTTGGAAACCCAGGAGGACTCTTCTCCGGAGGACGACGATGTCTTTCAATTTGAGACGGAGCACTTGGCTCTTCGGGGCAACGAAAGTTATGCAAATTTATTGCGAACTATTGCAGTTTTGCAGGCGCAAAGGATTCGAGTCCACCAACAGATTGAGGAACTGGAAGCGTCACGGAAAGTATACTTGGATAATCCGCAACTGCTACTGGACAAGCTGCGGAATAATGAGCCTCTTATTTCGGACAATTACATAATCACGGCAGAATTGCCCGATGTACCCACACTGAGTGCCCAGGATGACACCAAAGGAGCTCAAGGAATAGTGCCCTTAAAAGATATATCATCTGAGATAGATCGTAGTACGTGGAACCCTGAAGTTAAATCTCACAAACGATCAGAAAGCTTTGCCCGCTTATGGACAAATGAGGAGCAGCGCCATTTAGAACAGCTTCTGATTCAATATCCGCCGGAGGAAATTGAAATGCGCCGGTTTACGAAAATAGCGAAGGCGCTTGGCAATCGTACCGCCCAGCAAGTATTCAGCCGCGTACAAAAATACTTTCAGAAGTTACACGATGCAGGCATGCCAGTGCCTGGCCGGATTCCAAAGTATCGCCGGTCGGGACACGGCAAAGCAAAGCTCAGCTTACGCCGGTCGACTTTTTTTCCTGCCCAGAATTTATCGCTTCAAATGCCGGTAGAGGACGACGATTTGCACATTCAATCGCCTGCTTCGGAGATGGGTATGCCGGCGGCGTCCTTAAGAATCAAGGCGGAACCAAAGACCGAACCAGAAGCCGTTAATGAAGATTTTTATTCGGAAGCAAAGCGGCGGCAGGACTTGCGGCTAAAGCTTCTTTCATCTGTTTACAGCGAAAAGCAGCAAGTGGAAGGCGGTTATGAGCCTGATCCTTTGGCACCGAAGTGCGCCGACTGCGAAGAGGCATCGGTAACCAGAACGCACTGGCGTTGCAACAGCTGTTACTGCCATCTTAACTTATGTGGCGACTGCCTGACCAGTCAGTTGCTTGAAGAACGCTTCGAACATTTAAGTCACGAAGTTGTGGAGGACCGTGAATCTTAA
- the Hmgcl gene encoding hydroxymethylglutaryl-CoA lyase, mitochondrial, with protein MQISQILALGCRPSVRLTSTRTAVTSPSSNSVRIVEVGPRDGLQNEPKLLPAATKIELIDRLSRTGLKTIEATSFVSAKWVPQMGDNTEVFCGIRKVPGINYPVLTPNIKGFESALAAGAEEVAVFGAASDAFSLKNVNCTAAEAIERFKPVLKAAKENGVRVRGYVSTVVGCPYEGAVAPAAVVKVVEALHEMGCYEISLGDTIGVGTPGSMRRMLDEVTRVIPAENLAVHCHDTYGQALSNILVSLEYGIRVVDSSVSGLGGCPYAKGASGNAATEDVVYMLHGMGLNTGVDLDKLIQVGRYICSELGRPSESKVNRAWKGPLPQKQ; from the exons ATGCAAATTTCCCAAATCCTGGCCCTGGGCTGTCGGCCTTCTGTTCGCTTGACCTCCACG CGCACCGCTGTCACGAGCCCCTCCTCCAATTCGGTGCGTATTGTAGAGGTGGGTCCACGGGATGGACTCCAAAACGAACCCAAACTGCTCCCCGCAGCCACAAAGATCGAATTGATCGATCGTCTCTCCCGAACGGGTCTGAAAACCATAGAAGCCACCAGCTTCGTGAGTGCTAAATGGGTGCCCCAGATGGGAGACAACACTGAAGTGTTCTGTGGTATTCGTAAGGTTCCTGGAATCAACTACCCCGTCCTCACGCCCAACATTAAAGGATTTGAAAGTGCTCTGGCGGCTGGAGCGGAAGAGGTAGCCGTCTTTGGAGCCGCTTCTGACgctttttccttaaaaaacGTCAATTGTACAGCAGCGGAGGCTATCGAAAGGTTCAAGCCAGTTCTTAAAGCCGCAAAGGAGAATGGAGTTCGTGTCCGCGGCTATGTATCAACCGTCGTTGGCTGTCCCTATGAAGGGGCTGTGGCTCCGGCTGCCGTTGTCAAAGTAGTCGAAGCGTTGCATGAAATGGGGTGTTATGAGATATCGTTGGGTGACACCATTGGAGTTGGCACTCCGGGCAGCATGCGTCGAATGCTTGATGAGGTGACACGAGTGATACCAGCTGAAAATTTGGCCGTGCATTGTCACGACACTTACGGCCAGGCTCTGTCCAATATTCTTGTCTCCCTGGAGTACGGCATTCGTGTGGTGGACTCGTCTGTATCCGGCCTAGGAGGATGCCCGTATGCCAAGGGTGCATCTGGCAATGCGGCCACCGAAGATGTAGTCTACATGTTGCACGGCATGGGCCTCAATACCGGCGTTGATCTCGACAAACTCATTCAAGTGGGTCGGTATATTTGCTCAGAATTGGGCAGGCCCTCGGAGTCGAAGGTGAACCGCGCCTGGAAGGGACCGCTGCCGCAAAAGCAGTAA
- the sip2 gene encoding uncharacterized protein sip2 isoform X1, whose amino-acid sequence MSGLRKFQDNEAWRQKLRAYLLNDCQPKKPAKMEESKEMRYSLNIDEDIRNRAKKVGPPAATSQTTININEDTIYEGAMGQFTDRDDSFDAFERMCDKTGSDPDSTLFQYLHSEDKSQVVAMAKDRSVSRNLNADDQKEIDALRRMLEAVGTEDLLDNESPVKGVECTQIEDVEAPSRFWDNDNTLAGLDESSMEPKPKVSPVKMVGLMRPSTIIEDNELDSDISSQVSFQSARTLKTNASSCYETATDNSLSGTLLSVDDLFYAAIAKAKPPGMSKGEEKELLSDLHGSLKELTSASKGHNEPVEEEQESEYAENTIIELSSSDNEDVQLIPELKQENISRLDDKSVTEKQTLDVTPEADVLTVEDEPEDKENDENRSMHFNDTMEEMQYMMQKGMEYMTGAAAPATAPSLAAAKPKTPVLAKSDTFVMSPKPIRKTPKSEFLEPSLPLRPSNKPQTLRSSPCKAKQPLKHDLNMEWTRKKFFGASSGIPQRRQQQIKQPAYANIVSPIRTYTQKSGTAPLMALFRQTSADVFSTLAITELEQESRLCQPKPNFGKGAGSAEISGCLLEGIDSTAQLLPKKAYISSEIKHVVDERTPLPMPSVPRIQKYLNSAVEPTVLRHDGKMKMPSDAPPKTSTSSHIPRRANHSLADLSLASGDVSLYTIRDAQKF is encoded by the exons atgAGTGGTCTTAGAAAATTTCAGGACAACGAGGCCTGGCGTCAGAAACTACGCGCCTATCTCTTAAACGATTG CCAACCTAAGAAGCCTGCAAAAATGGAGGAGTCTAAAGAAATGCGCTACAGCCTGAATATCGACGAGGATATCCGCAATAGGGCTAAGAAAGTAGGTCCGCCGGCTGCCACCAGCCAAACCACCATTAATATCAACGAGGATACTATTTACGAAGGCGCTATGGGACAATTTACGGATCGGGATGACAGCTTTGATGCCTTCGAACGCATGTGCGATAAGACTGGATCCGATCCAGATAGCACCTTGTTCCAATACCTACACAGTGAGGATAAAAGCCAGGTTGTTGCAATGGCCAAGGATCGCAGCGTCTCCCGGAACCTTAACGCCGATGATCAGAAGGAGATTGATGCTCTGCGTCGTATGCTCGAAGCAGTGGGCACCGAGGATCTACTGGATAACGAGAGTCCGGTCAAGGGCGTGGAATGCACTCAGATAGAGGATGTGGAGGCACCTTCGCGATTCTGGGATAACGATAATACCCTGGCTGGGCTTGACGAGTCCAGCATGGAGCCCAAGCCCAAGGTCTCGCCTGTGAAGATGGTGGGCCTGATGCGCCCCTCGACTATTATCGAGGATAACGAACTCGACTCTGATATCTCATCGCAGGTTAGCTTCCAGAGCGCTCGCACTTTAAAAACGAACGCATCCAGTTGCTACGAAACAGCCACAGATAATTCTTTAAGCGGAACTCTTCTAAGCGTCGACGACTTGTTTTATGCTGCAATTGCAAAGGCTAAACCACCAGGAATGTCGAAGGGTGAAGAGAAGGAGCTCCTGAGCGATCTTCACGGTAGCCTTAAGGAGCTAACATCTGCATCAAAGGGACATAATGAGCCAGTTGAGGAGGAGCAGGAATCCGAGTATGCCGAAAACACAATAATTGAGCTGTCTTCTTCTGACAATGAAGATGTTCAGCTTATTCCTGAACTTAAACAGGAAAATATCTCTCGCCTTGACGATAAGTCGGTTACTGAAAAACAAACTCTAGATGTTACTCCAGAGGCCGATGTATTGACAGTCGAAGATGAGCCGGAGGACAAGGAGAACGATGAAAATCGTTCCATGCATTTTAATGATACTATGGAGGAAATGCAGTATATGATGCAAAAGGGCATGGAGTACATGACTGGAGCGGCGGCTCCTGCTACCGCTCCGTCCCTTGCCGCTGCCAAGCCCAAAACTCCGGTGTTGGCCAAGTCAGACACGTTTGTGATGTCACCCAAGCCGATTCGCAAGACTCCGAAGTCTGAGTTTTTGGAACCATCGTTGCCGCTTCGTCCTAGTAACAAGCCGCAAACCCTTAGATCATCACCGTGCAAGGCTAAGCAGCCTCTTAAGCATGATCTTAACATGGAGTGGACTAGAAAGAAGTTCTTCGGTGCGTCCTCGGGAATTCCGCAACGTCGCCAGCAGCAGATAAAGCAGCCGGCTTATGCAAATATCGTCAGTCCCATTCGCACGTACACCCAGAAGTCTGGCACTGCGCCCCTCATGGCTCTTTTTAGGCAGACCAGCGCCGATGTGTTTAGTACCTTGGCCATTACTGAGCTGGAGCAGGAGTCCCGCCTGTGTCAACCAAAGCCTAACTTTGGCAAGGGAGCTGGTTCTGCTGAAATAAGTGGATGTTTACTCGAAGGCATTGATTCCACGGCTCAATTGCTGCCTAAAAAAGCATACATATCATCTGAAATCAAACAC GTGGTGGACGAGCGCACTCCATTACCTATGCCCAGTGTGCCACGCATCCAGAAGTATCTCAACTCGGCCGTGGAACCTACCGTCCTCCGTCACgatggaaaaatgaaaatgccgAGCGATGCGCCACCAAAAACCTCCACATCCTCGCACATTCCACGCCGCGCTAACCATAGCCTGGCCGATCTATCACTAGCCTCTGGCGATGTCTCCTTGTATACGATTCGGGATGCCCAAAAGTTTTAA
- the sip2 gene encoding uncharacterized protein sip2 isoform X2, with translation MEESKEMRYSLNIDEDIRNRAKKVGPPAATSQTTININEDTIYEGAMGQFTDRDDSFDAFERMCDKTGSDPDSTLFQYLHSEDKSQVVAMAKDRSVSRNLNADDQKEIDALRRMLEAVGTEDLLDNESPVKGVECTQIEDVEAPSRFWDNDNTLAGLDESSMEPKPKVSPVKMVGLMRPSTIIEDNELDSDISSQVSFQSARTLKTNASSCYETATDNSLSGTLLSVDDLFYAAIAKAKPPGMSKGEEKELLSDLHGSLKELTSASKGHNEPVEEEQESEYAENTIIELSSSDNEDVQLIPELKQENISRLDDKSVTEKQTLDVTPEADVLTVEDEPEDKENDENRSMHFNDTMEEMQYMMQKGMEYMTGAAAPATAPSLAAAKPKTPVLAKSDTFVMSPKPIRKTPKSEFLEPSLPLRPSNKPQTLRSSPCKAKQPLKHDLNMEWTRKKFFGASSGIPQRRQQQIKQPAYANIVSPIRTYTQKSGTAPLMALFRQTSADVFSTLAITELEQESRLCQPKPNFGKGAGSAEISGCLLEGIDSTAQLLPKKAYISSEIKHVVDERTPLPMPSVPRIQKYLNSAVEPTVLRHDGKMKMPSDAPPKTSTSSHIPRRANHSLADLSLASGDVSLYTIRDAQKF, from the exons ATGGAGGAGTCTAAAGAAATGCGCTACAGCCTGAATATCGACGAGGATATCCGCAATAGGGCTAAGAAAGTAGGTCCGCCGGCTGCCACCAGCCAAACCACCATTAATATCAACGAGGATACTATTTACGAAGGCGCTATGGGACAATTTACGGATCGGGATGACAGCTTTGATGCCTTCGAACGCATGTGCGATAAGACTGGATCCGATCCAGATAGCACCTTGTTCCAATACCTACACAGTGAGGATAAAAGCCAGGTTGTTGCAATGGCCAAGGATCGCAGCGTCTCCCGGAACCTTAACGCCGATGATCAGAAGGAGATTGATGCTCTGCGTCGTATGCTCGAAGCAGTGGGCACCGAGGATCTACTGGATAACGAGAGTCCGGTCAAGGGCGTGGAATGCACTCAGATAGAGGATGTGGAGGCACCTTCGCGATTCTGGGATAACGATAATACCCTGGCTGGGCTTGACGAGTCCAGCATGGAGCCCAAGCCCAAGGTCTCGCCTGTGAAGATGGTGGGCCTGATGCGCCCCTCGACTATTATCGAGGATAACGAACTCGACTCTGATATCTCATCGCAGGTTAGCTTCCAGAGCGCTCGCACTTTAAAAACGAACGCATCCAGTTGCTACGAAACAGCCACAGATAATTCTTTAAGCGGAACTCTTCTAAGCGTCGACGACTTGTTTTATGCTGCAATTGCAAAGGCTAAACCACCAGGAATGTCGAAGGGTGAAGAGAAGGAGCTCCTGAGCGATCTTCACGGTAGCCTTAAGGAGCTAACATCTGCATCAAAGGGACATAATGAGCCAGTTGAGGAGGAGCAGGAATCCGAGTATGCCGAAAACACAATAATTGAGCTGTCTTCTTCTGACAATGAAGATGTTCAGCTTATTCCTGAACTTAAACAGGAAAATATCTCTCGCCTTGACGATAAGTCGGTTACTGAAAAACAAACTCTAGATGTTACTCCAGAGGCCGATGTATTGACAGTCGAAGATGAGCCGGAGGACAAGGAGAACGATGAAAATCGTTCCATGCATTTTAATGATACTATGGAGGAAATGCAGTATATGATGCAAAAGGGCATGGAGTACATGACTGGAGCGGCGGCTCCTGCTACCGCTCCGTCCCTTGCCGCTGCCAAGCCCAAAACTCCGGTGTTGGCCAAGTCAGACACGTTTGTGATGTCACCCAAGCCGATTCGCAAGACTCCGAAGTCTGAGTTTTTGGAACCATCGTTGCCGCTTCGTCCTAGTAACAAGCCGCAAACCCTTAGATCATCACCGTGCAAGGCTAAGCAGCCTCTTAAGCATGATCTTAACATGGAGTGGACTAGAAAGAAGTTCTTCGGTGCGTCCTCGGGAATTCCGCAACGTCGCCAGCAGCAGATAAAGCAGCCGGCTTATGCAAATATCGTCAGTCCCATTCGCACGTACACCCAGAAGTCTGGCACTGCGCCCCTCATGGCTCTTTTTAGGCAGACCAGCGCCGATGTGTTTAGTACCTTGGCCATTACTGAGCTGGAGCAGGAGTCCCGCCTGTGTCAACCAAAGCCTAACTTTGGCAAGGGAGCTGGTTCTGCTGAAATAAGTGGATGTTTACTCGAAGGCATTGATTCCACGGCTCAATTGCTGCCTAAAAAAGCATACATATCATCTGAAATCAAACAC GTGGTGGACGAGCGCACTCCATTACCTATGCCCAGTGTGCCACGCATCCAGAAGTATCTCAACTCGGCCGTGGAACCTACCGTCCTCCGTCACgatggaaaaatgaaaatgccgAGCGATGCGCCACCAAAAACCTCCACATCCTCGCACATTCCACGCCGCGCTAACCATAGCCTGGCCGATCTATCACTAGCCTCTGGCGATGTCTCCTTGTATACGATTCGGGATGCCCAAAAGTTTTAA